A genomic segment from Methanocella sp. encodes:
- a CDS encoding DUF5814 domain-containing protein → MSLFIVITPYKKDDFKVYPIRDGGNPLFVGVLSLQKTDKGMRPLRIRIVREKEDEYLPVASFVDLLKASSAILAASMDPARDAALDSMLEAYQLGSSKVSVCRFCLMEDRITFKTPDMVRYKDELICLDCAKKELKREVSYKGRITKTGLERLESLLIKTRDLGRIIALLTPSNLPPELTRYDVIPASPDRVKAVKVVDLGLDPRLKQALSMDELLPVQAKSVQAGLLKGESQLVVSATATGKTLIGEMAGVNSLLNGKGKMLFLVPLVALANQKYEQFKKRYGFLKVGIRVGTSRIALNSLKMNVNLGSDIIVGTYEALDFVLRKGEPLKNVGTVVIDEVHMLEDEERGHRLDGMIARLRACAPNAQFIFLSATIGNPKEIAKHLHAKLVEYEHRPVPLERHLIFAGSHEKNRLIEEYASREYAKTSSKGFRGQTIVFTNSRKKCHQISQSLRIQSAPYHAGLTYVQRKSVEDRFAKGELKVVVTTAALAAGVDFPASQVIFESLTMGREWLSVSEFQQMQGRAGRPDYHDLGKVVILADPEYDLSGETEEEVAFRLLGGGAEHVNVLYDEPEQMEECLANACIASAEADIRHMNEATLGISSDTKYLIDKCVDRGLMVREKGQVRNTPLGRAVATHFLKVEDAFLIRDRIYKKASPLDIAVELEPFEAAYFRNADRLSRILGVQVPSRAFSPASLDIVFSGESIAKMDRSLQAQFTDFAREFLDCVCEDAPFCGCPERKFSKKIVEYRLQGKDPRGISRAIAADYDLSAFDGDVLGYLDRLTRNLDAIGEIARILGKHDAAKEAKALAQKIEDAE, encoded by the coding sequence ATGTCATTGTTTATTGTCATCACGCCGTACAAGAAGGACGATTTTAAGGTCTACCCTATCCGAGATGGCGGCAACCCCCTCTTCGTCGGCGTGCTTTCGCTGCAAAAGACCGACAAGGGCATGCGGCCCCTGAGGATACGGATCGTCCGGGAAAAAGAGGACGAGTACCTGCCGGTCGCCTCTTTCGTCGACCTGCTCAAGGCCTCGTCGGCCATCCTGGCGGCGTCCATGGACCCCGCCAGGGACGCGGCGCTGGACAGCATGCTGGAGGCCTATCAACTCGGCTCGAGCAAGGTGAGCGTCTGCCGCTTTTGCCTCATGGAAGACCGGATCACGTTCAAGACCCCCGACATGGTCCGGTACAAGGACGAGCTCATTTGCCTGGACTGTGCGAAAAAAGAGCTGAAGCGCGAGGTCTCCTACAAGGGCAGGATCACGAAGACGGGCCTGGAGCGGCTCGAGTCGCTTTTAATAAAGACCAGGGACCTGGGCCGGATCATCGCGCTCCTGACGCCCTCGAACCTGCCCCCGGAGCTGACCAGATACGACGTCATACCGGCATCCCCCGACCGGGTGAAGGCCGTTAAGGTCGTCGACCTCGGCCTGGACCCCCGGCTTAAGCAGGCCCTGAGCATGGACGAGCTCCTGCCCGTGCAGGCGAAATCGGTGCAGGCCGGCCTGCTCAAGGGCGAGAGCCAGCTCGTCGTCTCGGCCACCGCCACGGGCAAGACGCTCATCGGCGAGATGGCGGGCGTGAACAGCCTCCTCAATGGAAAAGGCAAAATGCTGTTCCTTGTGCCGCTGGTGGCGCTGGCAAACCAGAAGTACGAGCAGTTCAAGAAACGCTATGGCTTCTTAAAAGTCGGAATTCGCGTGGGCACCTCCCGCATCGCGCTCAATAGTCTTAAGATGAACGTGAACCTGGGGTCGGACATCATCGTGGGCACCTACGAGGCGCTCGACTTCGTGCTGAGAAAGGGCGAGCCGCTGAAGAACGTGGGCACCGTGGTCATCGACGAGGTGCACATGCTGGAGGACGAGGAGCGGGGCCACCGCCTGGACGGAATGATCGCCCGCCTGCGGGCCTGCGCCCCGAACGCGCAGTTCATATTCCTCTCCGCCACCATCGGCAACCCGAAGGAGATCGCCAAACATCTGCACGCTAAGCTTGTCGAGTACGAGCACCGCCCAGTCCCCCTGGAGAGGCACCTCATCTTCGCGGGCTCGCACGAGAAGAACCGGCTCATCGAGGAGTACGCCTCCCGGGAGTACGCGAAGACATCGTCCAAAGGCTTCCGCGGCCAGACCATCGTGTTCACGAATTCGAGAAAGAAGTGCCACCAGATCAGCCAGTCCCTCCGCATCCAGTCGGCGCCATACCACGCGGGGCTGACGTACGTCCAGAGAAAGAGCGTCGAGGACCGGTTCGCTAAGGGCGAGCTGAAGGTCGTCGTTACGACGGCGGCGCTGGCGGCGGGCGTGGACTTCCCGGCCTCACAGGTCATCTTCGAGTCGCTGACCATGGGCCGGGAATGGCTGTCCGTGAGCGAGTTCCAGCAGATGCAGGGCCGGGCGGGCAGGCCGGACTACCACGACCTGGGCAAGGTCGTCATCCTGGCGGACCCCGAGTACGATCTGTCGGGCGAGACCGAGGAGGAGGTCGCGTTCCGGCTGCTGGGCGGCGGCGCCGAGCACGTGAACGTCCTCTACGACGAGCCCGAGCAGATGGAGGAATGTTTGGCGAATGCTTGCATCGCCTCCGCCGAGGCGGACATCCGCCACATGAACGAGGCCACGCTGGGCATCTCCAGCGACACGAAGTACCTCATCGATAAATGCGTCGACAGGGGCCTCATGGTAAGGGAGAAAGGCCAGGTGCGGAACACGCCGCTGGGCCGGGCCGTCGCCACCCACTTCCTGAAGGTCGAGGACGCGTTCCTCATCCGGGACCGCATCTACAAGAAGGCGTCTCCGCTGGACATCGCCGTTGAACTCGAGCCTTTTGAGGCGGCCTATTTCCGGAACGCCGACAGGCTATCCAGGATCCTGGGCGTGCAGGTGCCGTCCAGGGCCTTCAGCCCGGCGAGCCTGGACATCGTGTTCTCCGGGGAGTCGATCGCCAAGATGGACCGGAGCCTCCAGGCCCAGTTCACGGACTTCGCCCGGGAGTTTTTAGACTGTGTCTGCGAAGACGCCCCCTTCTGCGGCTGTCCGGAGCGCAAGTTCAGCAAAAAAATAGTCGAGTACCGGCTCCAGGGCAAGGACCCCCGGGGTATATCAAGGGCGATCGCCGCCGACTACGACCTGAGCGCCTTCGACGGGGACGTTTTAGGCTATCTGGACCGGCTGACTAGAAACCTGGACGCCATCGGGGAGATAGCCAGGATATTGGGCAAGCACGACGCGGCGAAAGAGGCGAAAGCGCTGGCCCAGAAGATCGAGGACGCAGAATAG
- a CDS encoding CDC48 family AAA ATPase, whose amino-acid sequence MAVQNAEKARVRLKVAEADKREVGRGIARINERHIKEIGVSYGDIVQIGGRRSTAAIVGSAFPSDMHLDIVRIDGIVRHNAGTTLGDFVEITKAKWSEAKKVVLMPVQKGIRIYASPESLQASFLNRPVCQGDIVSTSTYTPPSQSFNSNLMFEEFFRDFFSSPSFGLGEVKLAIASTVPAGVVKITEVTEIQLLPEATEVVKDEVPEVTYEDLGGIRDAIVKIREMIELPLKYPELFQRLGIDPPRGVLILGPPGTGKTLLAKAVANESEAYFTSINGPEIMSKYYGESEQHLRDVFKDAESNAPAIIFIDELDSIATKRAEVTGEVERRVVAQLLSLMDGLKTRKNVIVIGATNRPEAIDNALRRPGRFDREIELRVPDKTGRKEIFQIHTRSMPLTPDVDLDEMSDRTYGFVGADIAALCKEAAMNVLRRVLPNIDMTDKALPHEIFERLRVTRHDFEEALKIIQPSALREIMIEVPNVTWEDIGGLSQVKMLLREAVEWPLRYSDSFRRVGVDAPKGVLLYGPPGTGKTLLAKAIANESQANFITAKGSDLLSKWYGESEKHISEVFKKARQVAPAIVFLDELDALAPVRGSAAGEPRVTERIVNQLLSELDGLEELRGVIVIGATNRPDIIDPALLRPGRFDEIILVPVPDRGAKREIFKVHMRRMPVADDVVLNELVDRSENFTGADIASVCKKAGRLALREDLNAVVVRRKHFMEALKMTEPSVTEETVRYYQNIGGELKRKGSREIERSMYI is encoded by the coding sequence ATGGCTGTGCAAAATGCAGAGAAAGCCCGGGTCAGGCTGAAGGTGGCGGAGGCCGATAAGCGGGAGGTAGGCCGGGGGATCGCGCGCATCAACGAGCGCCACATCAAGGAGATCGGCGTGTCCTACGGCGATATCGTCCAGATCGGCGGGCGGCGCTCCACCGCGGCCATCGTGGGCAGCGCCTTTCCATCGGACATGCACCTGGACATCGTCCGCATCGACGGCATCGTCCGGCACAACGCGGGCACCACCCTCGGGGACTTCGTCGAGATAACTAAAGCTAAGTGGAGCGAGGCGAAGAAGGTCGTGCTCATGCCCGTGCAGAAGGGCATACGCATTTATGCGTCGCCCGAGAGCCTGCAGGCGTCGTTCCTGAACCGGCCCGTGTGCCAGGGGGACATCGTCTCCACGTCGACGTACACGCCGCCGTCGCAATCATTCAACTCTAACCTGATGTTCGAGGAGTTCTTCAGGGATTTTTTTTCAAGCCCCTCGTTCGGGCTGGGCGAGGTGAAGCTGGCGATCGCGTCGACCGTGCCGGCCGGCGTGGTCAAGATAACGGAGGTGACGGAAATACAGCTATTGCCTGAGGCGACTGAGGTCGTGAAGGACGAGGTGCCCGAGGTCACTTACGAGGACCTGGGCGGGATACGTGACGCAATAGTAAAGATCCGGGAGATGATCGAGCTGCCGCTGAAGTACCCGGAGCTGTTCCAGCGGCTGGGCATCGATCCGCCCAGGGGCGTGCTCATCCTGGGGCCGCCGGGCACGGGCAAGACGCTGCTGGCAAAGGCCGTCGCCAACGAGTCGGAAGCGTACTTCACGTCCATCAACGGGCCGGAGATCATGTCCAAATATTATGGAGAGTCGGAGCAGCACCTCAGGGACGTGTTCAAGGACGCCGAGAGCAACGCGCCGGCCATCATCTTCATTGATGAGCTGGACTCCATCGCCACGAAGCGGGCCGAGGTGACCGGCGAGGTGGAGCGCCGCGTCGTTGCCCAGCTTCTTTCGCTGATGGACGGCCTGAAGACCCGGAAGAACGTCATCGTCATCGGCGCCACCAACCGGCCGGAGGCGATCGACAACGCGCTGCGGAGGCCGGGCCGCTTCGACCGGGAGATCGAGCTCCGGGTGCCGGACAAGACGGGCCGGAAGGAGATATTCCAGATCCACACGAGGAGCATGCCGCTCACGCCTGACGTCGACCTGGACGAGATGTCCGACCGCACCTACGGGTTCGTGGGCGCGGACATCGCCGCGCTATGCAAGGAGGCCGCCATGAACGTGCTGCGGAGGGTCCTGCCGAACATCGACATGACCGACAAGGCGCTCCCCCACGAGATCTTCGAGCGGCTGCGCGTCACCCGGCACGACTTCGAGGAGGCCCTGAAGATCATTCAGCCTTCGGCGCTCCGGGAAATAATGATCGAGGTGCCGAACGTGACCTGGGAGGACATAGGGGGGCTCTCCCAGGTCAAGATGCTGTTAAGAGAAGCGGTCGAGTGGCCCCTGCGCTACTCGGACTCGTTCCGCCGCGTGGGCGTGGATGCGCCCAAGGGCGTGCTACTCTACGGCCCGCCCGGGACGGGCAAGACGCTGCTCGCGAAGGCCATCGCCAACGAGAGCCAGGCGAATTTTATAACGGCCAAGGGCAGCGACCTGCTCTCCAAGTGGTACGGCGAGTCCGAGAAGCACATCAGCGAGGTCTTTAAAAAGGCCCGGCAGGTGGCGCCAGCCATCGTGTTTTTGGACGAGCTGGACGCGCTGGCGCCCGTGAGGGGCAGCGCGGCCGGCGAGCCTCGGGTCACGGAGCGCATCGTGAACCAGCTTTTGTCTGAGCTGGACGGCCTTGAGGAGCTGAGGGGCGTGATCGTCATCGGCGCGACCAACCGCCCGGACATCATCGACCCGGCGCTGCTCAGGCCCGGCCGTTTCGACGAGATAATTCTGGTGCCGGTGCCCGACCGGGGCGCAAAGCGGGAGATCTTCAAGGTCCACATGAGGCGCATGCCCGTAGCCGACGACGTCGTCCTGAACGAGCTGGTTGACCGGTCGGAAAACTTCACGGGCGCGGACATCGCCTCCGTGTGCAAGAAGGCGGGCCGGCTAGCCCTGCGTGAGGACCTCAACGCAGTCGTAGTGAGGCGGAAGCACTTCATGGAGGCGCTCAAGATGACCGAGCCCTCGGTGACCGAGGAGACGGTCCGATACTACCAGAACATCGGCGGCGAGCTCAAGCGGAAGGGCAGCCGCGAGATCGAGCGGTCCATGTATATATGA
- a CDS encoding polyprenyl synthetase family protein has translation MQEWKEVEAINAGIDRVIGAVELPEIKMSIAHSLKTAGKRLRPVSVLLLAEMNGGRIEDATDAALAMECIHTASLIQDDIVDEGLKRRGEDTSHQKFGLFMAMVSGDYLISRATMLMSKYEPKVVYAFSKAGLYMAEGELLDVKSRKIKPSLDDYVECVRKKTAVMFESSFEIGARIGGADEEHAESCRLMGLEFGIAYQIVDDLIEFTQIDDEHKKSALKSFILPLVYAETVSRQEAIDQCMKQVEERIAKIDKALSGYPDSEAKRKLVQLVDLLRSYNGVKVK, from the coding sequence ATGCAGGAATGGAAAGAGGTTGAGGCAATCAATGCCGGCATTGATCGGGTCATAGGCGCAGTCGAGCTGCCCGAGATCAAAATGAGCATAGCTCACTCGCTCAAGACGGCGGGTAAGCGGCTCCGGCCGGTCAGCGTGCTGCTCCTTGCCGAGATGAACGGCGGCCGCATCGAGGACGCGACGGACGCGGCGCTCGCCATGGAGTGCATCCACACCGCCTCCCTCATACAGGACGACATCGTGGACGAAGGCCTGAAGAGGCGGGGCGAGGACACGTCCCACCAGAAGTTCGGCCTGTTCATGGCCATGGTGAGCGGGGATTATCTGATCTCGAGGGCCACGATGCTCATGTCGAAATACGAGCCGAAGGTAGTATACGCCTTTAGCAAGGCCGGGCTTTATATGGCGGAGGGCGAGCTCCTGGACGTAAAGTCGCGCAAGATCAAGCCCAGCTTGGACGACTACGTGGAGTGCGTGCGGAAGAAGACGGCGGTCATGTTCGAGTCATCCTTCGAGATAGGCGCCCGCATCGGCGGCGCCGACGAAGAGCACGCGGAGTCCTGCCGGCTCATGGGACTAGAGTTCGGCATCGCGTACCAGATCGTGGATGACCTCATCGAGTTCACGCAGATCGATGACGAGCACAAGAAGTCTGCCCTGAAGTCTTTTATTCTTCCGCTGGTCTATGCCGAGACCGTGTCGCGCCAGGAGGCCATCGACCAGTGTATGAAACAGGTTGAGGAGCGCATAGCGAAGATCGATAAGGCGCTTTCCGGTTACCCGGACTCCGAGGCAAAGCGAAAGCTCGTCCAGCTCGTAGACCTGCTGAGGAGCTATAACGGCGTAAAGGTAAAGTAA
- a CDS encoding AMP phosphorylase, protein MKMKAQPYDIEVGRYEVILNALDADELGVHAGDRVQVKNRDTITAVVETTDAIVPAGRLGVYREAWEALKAIPDEVIEVLPASRPSSVSFIKKKMDKQKLTSEELHDIIADIVEGNLTEVELTAFVTASYIYGMDADEIEWMTRAMVKTGDQVSFDTHPVMDHHSIGGVPGNKITLGVVPIIAAAGLLIPKTSSRAITGAGGSADLMEILAPVSFSAEDVKKMTTKVGGCIVWGGATNIAPADDKIIGVEYPLSIDPKSQLIASVMAKKFAVGADTMVLDIPMGNESKIATIQEARKLARDFIDLGDRLKMRVECAITYGGSPVGRAIGGGLEVKEAMTMLEKFEGPTSFMEKTIAISGMMLEMGGVSARGEGQKMATEVVKSGRALKKFKEIIEVQGGDPNVTSETVPVGDKVATVLSPQDGYVLEIYNKRLVAVCRTAGAPHDKGAGILIQRKKGEYVKRGDGLFTIYADKEWKLDAAIKESLRDPIMYVEGMVLEKVQVV, encoded by the coding sequence ATGAAAATGAAGGCACAGCCATACGACATCGAGGTCGGGCGCTACGAGGTCATCCTCAATGCCCTGGATGCAGACGAGCTTGGCGTACACGCGGGCGACCGCGTGCAGGTCAAGAACAGGGATACGATCACGGCCGTCGTGGAGACGACTGACGCCATCGTGCCGGCCGGCCGCTTAGGCGTGTACAGGGAAGCATGGGAGGCGCTCAAGGCGATCCCCGATGAGGTCATAGAGGTGCTTCCCGCAAGCAGGCCCAGCTCTGTCTCCTTTATCAAGAAAAAGATGGATAAGCAGAAGCTTACAAGCGAGGAGCTGCACGACATCATCGCCGACATCGTGGAAGGGAACCTGACCGAAGTGGAGCTGACCGCCTTCGTTACGGCCTCCTACATCTATGGCATGGACGCCGACGAGATCGAATGGATGACCCGGGCCATGGTCAAGACGGGCGACCAGGTCTCCTTCGATACCCACCCCGTAATGGACCACCACAGCATCGGCGGCGTGCCCGGCAACAAGATCACGCTTGGCGTGGTGCCTATCATCGCCGCGGCGGGCCTGCTCATACCGAAGACCAGCAGCCGGGCCATCACCGGCGCCGGAGGCAGCGCCGACCTGATGGAGATCCTGGCGCCCGTGAGTTTCAGCGCCGAGGACGTCAAGAAGATGACGACCAAGGTGGGCGGCTGCATCGTGTGGGGCGGCGCCACCAACATCGCTCCCGCGGACGACAAGATCATCGGCGTCGAGTACCCTCTCTCCATCGACCCGAAATCGCAATTGATAGCATCCGTCATGGCCAAGAAGTTCGCCGTGGGCGCGGACACCATGGTGCTCGACATCCCCATGGGCAACGAGTCCAAGATCGCTACCATACAGGAGGCCCGCAAGCTCGCCCGGGACTTCATTGACCTGGGGGACCGGCTGAAGATGCGCGTGGAGTGCGCCATCACCTACGGGGGCTCCCCCGTCGGTCGGGCCATCGGCGGCGGCCTCGAGGTCAAAGAGGCCATGACCATGCTCGAAAAGTTCGAGGGCCCCACGAGCTTCATGGAGAAGACCATCGCCATATCGGGCATGATGCTGGAGATGGGCGGCGTGTCGGCCCGGGGCGAGGGCCAGAAGATGGCCACGGAGGTCGTAAAGAGCGGCCGGGCCCTGAAAAAGTTCAAGGAGATCATCGAGGTCCAGGGCGGCGACCCGAACGTCACTTCGGAGACCGTCCCGGTGGGCGACAAGGTCGCGACGGTCCTTTCGCCGCAGGACGGCTACGTCCTGGAAATCTATAATAAGCGCCTCGTGGCCGTGTGCCGCACCGCCGGCGCGCCCCACGACAAGGGCGCCGGCATCCTCATCCAGAGGAAGAAGGGCGAGTACGTGAAAAGGGGCGATGGATTGTTTACGATCTACGCCGATAAGGAATGGAAGCTGGACGCGGCCATCAAAGAGTCCCTCCGCGACCCCATCATGTACGTCGAGGGCATGGTCTTGGAGAAGGTCCAGGTCGTATAG
- a CDS encoding winged helix-turn-helix transcriptional regulator — protein sequence MVLEKKSEITRFQILVETAASQPQIKQSEIAASLGITPQAVSEYIKNLIEDGLITSGGRGQYKVTPLGVEAIIAGARELQDYSKFVLDNVVGQVSVWPAIAAADLKKGSPVRLFMDCGILYAGSGAEGAEGVAAGDARRGEDVGVKDLRGLISLNTESVRIIKIPPVEIGGSKSCDVEKLKHELEGLVGVAGIEALAALNRAGVKPDVMFAAAEVLAEAAVKGVKGTLVITADLAPQAIQKFEATGVAYTIVDIGLR from the coding sequence ATGGTCCTGGAAAAGAAGAGCGAGATCACCCGATTCCAGATCCTGGTAGAGACGGCGGCCAGCCAGCCCCAGATCAAGCAGAGTGAGATCGCCGCGTCCCTGGGCATCACGCCCCAGGCCGTGTCCGAGTACATCAAGAACCTGATCGAGGACGGTTTAATTACTTCGGGCGGCCGTGGCCAGTACAAGGTCACGCCCCTGGGCGTGGAGGCCATCATCGCCGGCGCCCGGGAGCTCCAGGACTACTCGAAGTTCGTGCTCGACAACGTCGTCGGCCAGGTGAGCGTGTGGCCGGCCATCGCCGCCGCCGACCTGAAAAAAGGATCCCCCGTTAGGCTGTTCATGGACTGCGGCATCCTGTATGCGGGCTCCGGCGCAGAAGGCGCAGAAGGCGTCGCCGCCGGCGACGCCCGGAGGGGCGAGGACGTCGGCGTGAAGGACCTCAGGGGGCTGATATCGCTGAACACGGAGAGCGTCCGCATCATAAAGATCCCCCCTGTCGAGATCGGCGGCTCGAAGTCGTGCGACGTGGAGAAGCTGAAGCACGAGCTGGAAGGCCTTGTGGGCGTCGCGGGCATCGAGGCCCTGGCAGCCCTGAACAGGGCGGGCGTAAAGCCGGACGTGATGTTCGCCGCCGCCGAGGTGCTGGCCGAGGCCGCGGTGAAGGGCGTGAAGGGCACGCTCGTGATCACCGCCGACCTGGCGCCGCAGGCGATACAGAAGTTCGAGGCCACGGGCGTCGCGTACACCATCGTCGACATCGGCCTTCGATAA
- a CDS encoding DUF5667 domain-containing protein — MMKKVIAASIVLATLAALVPTALADGTDVQPYNGWIGADSPLYSVKIFIQNVDVFLTFDNTARLEKQMAYVDERLSEARAMVLANNTEATEAALDQYESMLDALNETSGVDGINDSVYASLSPMLYHHQQCFYGMMNNSSVPMSIKGRLLYMCNQTIKMKNGMPFYYYNGTQYFIPPGHMNKITNGSKVPPGLAKKNYTMPTPTIANGSIAWPWDEINFKYGNKTVPTLRPMPTLEINGKSHDNGHGNNK; from the coding sequence ATGATGAAGAAAGTCATCGCGGCATCGATCGTGCTCGCCACGCTTGCGGCGCTCGTTCCCACGGCGCTCGCGGACGGGACCGACGTGCAGCCTTACAATGGATGGATTGGAGCGGATTCGCCCCTGTACTCGGTCAAGATATTCATACAGAACGTGGATGTATTCCTGACCTTCGACAACACGGCCAGGCTGGAGAAACAGATGGCCTACGTTGACGAGAGGCTCTCGGAGGCCCGGGCCATGGTACTGGCCAATAACACGGAGGCCACCGAGGCCGCGCTCGACCAGTACGAGAGCATGCTGGACGCGCTGAACGAGACGTCGGGAGTGGATGGCATAAACGACTCCGTGTATGCCAGCCTGTCGCCGATGCTGTATCATCACCAGCAGTGCTTCTACGGCATGATGAACAACTCGAGCGTGCCAATGAGCATCAAGGGCCGGCTGCTGTACATGTGCAACCAGACCATCAAGATGAAGAACGGCATGCCTTTCTACTACTATAACGGCACGCAGTACTTCATTCCGCCGGGACATATGAATAAGATCACCAACGGCTCGAAGGTACCGCCGGGCCTCGCAAAGAAGAACTACACGATGCCGACGCCGACCATCGCGAACGGCAGCATCGCCTGGCCCTGGGACGAGATCAACTTTAAGTACGGCAACAAGACGGTGCCCACATTAAGGCCCATGCCCACGCTGGAGATCAACGGAAAAAGCCACGACAATGGCCACGGCAATAATAAATAA
- a CDS encoding glucose 1-dehydrogenase: MRAAVCTPGRRDSVRVIDIDRPRCREGEALVRVHMAGVDGTDEDINAGLYGEAPEGCDFLVIGHEAVGIVEAVGAGVRCTRPGDAVVATVRRPCPGRCLNCRNHQPDFCITGDYLERGIKGLHGYMAEYYSESMDYLIGLPHELLDTGCLLEPLSVAEKGIFEAFRIQQRVLWEPRRALVLGAGPLGLLATFILRDMGLETYTLATRERGSIKARAAEASGARYIDVNAEPLDSLPKKYGQFDLIVDATGFSTFAFESMGLVNRNGIVCMAGLSPGKKEHSMPTDRINMEMVLNNKAAFGTVSASRRDFEKSVDRMLSIRKKWPGLMEKLFTKKESLVNAPRALRRDEEDIKAAVVVS; the protein is encoded by the coding sequence ATGAGGGCGGCCGTCTGCACGCCGGGCCGAAGGGACAGCGTACGCGTCATCGACATCGACAGGCCCCGGTGCCGCGAGGGCGAGGCGCTCGTCCGGGTGCACATGGCCGGCGTCGACGGCACGGACGAGGACATAAACGCCGGCCTGTACGGCGAGGCCCCGGAGGGCTGCGATTTTTTAGTCATCGGCCACGAGGCCGTGGGCATCGTGGAGGCCGTCGGGGCCGGAGTACGGTGCACCAGGCCGGGCGACGCCGTCGTGGCCACCGTCAGGCGCCCCTGCCCGGGGCGATGCCTGAACTGCCGGAACCATCAGCCGGATTTTTGCATCACAGGCGACTACCTGGAGAGGGGCATAAAAGGGCTGCACGGGTATATGGCCGAATACTATTCGGAGTCCATGGATTACCTGATAGGCCTGCCACATGAGCTTCTTGATACTGGGTGCCTGCTAGAGCCGTTGAGCGTTGCAGAGAAGGGCATCTTCGAGGCCTTTCGCATACAGCAACGCGTGCTGTGGGAGCCCCGCCGAGCCCTCGTGCTGGGCGCAGGGCCGCTGGGCCTGCTGGCGACGTTCATACTCCGTGACATGGGGCTGGAGACGTACACGCTGGCCACCCGGGAGCGGGGGAGCATTAAGGCCCGAGCGGCCGAAGCCTCCGGGGCCCGCTACATAGACGTGAACGCGGAACCGCTGGATTCGCTGCCGAAAAAGTACGGCCAATTCGACCTTATCGTCGATGCTACGGGCTTTAGCACATTCGCGTTCGAGTCCATGGGCCTCGTCAACAGGAACGGCATCGTATGCATGGCAGGGCTATCCCCGGGGAAAAAAGAGCACAGTATGCCGACCGACCGAATCAACATGGAGATGGTGCTCAACAATAAGGCGGCGTTCGGCACCGTGAGCGCCAGCCGCCGGGACTTCGAGAAGAGCGTCGACCGTATGCTCTCCATACGAAAAAAATGGCCTGGCCTGATGGAAAAGCTGTTCACTAAAAAAGAGAGCCTCGTGAACGCGCCCCGGGCCCTGCGCCGCGATGAAGAGGATATTAAGGCGGCCGTCGTCGTTTCGTAG
- a CDS encoding PIN domain-containing protein, with translation MSIVKSRLRLYLNTDVIWSLLTDEPGKGENVAKLLYQAADGKYQVLVSEHTAYELLKLGVPLDYISHVLRPLLLLNGSDILVANSDIMRSAERTMRQYEMPFMRALHVVFAQRNNSLVLTRDLDFINAARSLVGVMTPEDLL, from the coding sequence ATGTCTATCGTGAAGAGCCGGCTGCGGCTGTACCTGAACACGGACGTCATTTGGAGCCTGCTGACGGACGAGCCCGGGAAGGGCGAGAACGTGGCGAAGCTGCTCTACCAGGCGGCCGACGGCAAGTACCAGGTGCTCGTGTCGGAGCACACCGCCTACGAGCTGCTGAAGCTGGGAGTCCCCCTGGATTATATTAGCCATGTTCTTCGGCCCCTGTTGCTTTTGAACGGCAGCGACATCCTGGTTGCCAACTCCGACATCATGCGGTCCGCCGAGCGCACCATGCGGCAGTACGAGATGCCCTTCATGCGCGCCCTCCACGTGGTCTTCGCCCAGAGGAACAACTCGCTGGTGCTGACCCGGGACCTGGACTTCATCAACGCCGCCCGCAGCCTCGTCGGCGTCATGACGCCCGAGGACCTGTTATAA
- a CDS encoding S26 family signal peptidase, protein MPNYHQTRLAFIFLKVDFQASIGDDLARGLLKDVAFTLAFVLVLAGGLYLYAGVWPPMVSVDGSSMYPNLRAGDLIILRGLDRVNVTPGCAAASSGYSMLNGYGDVIVYAPMGDRSRIPVIHRAVCWVEAGQPMWPGGPKAPHAGFLTLGDNNFFYDQSTSISPGEPVKPEWILGVSRLRIPYLGLLRSFI, encoded by the coding sequence TTGCCGAATTATCATCAAACCCGGCTCGCTTTTATATTCTTAAAGGTCGACTTTCAAGCATCGATAGGGGATGATCTCGCGAGGGGCCTGCTAAAGGACGTGGCCTTCACTCTGGCCTTTGTGCTCGTACTGGCGGGAGGGCTGTATCTCTACGCGGGCGTGTGGCCGCCCATGGTGAGCGTGGACGGCTCCAGCATGTACCCGAACCTGAGGGCGGGCGACTTAATAATTCTCCGTGGACTGGACCGGGTGAACGTGACCCCGGGCTGCGCCGCAGCCTCCAGCGGCTACTCTATGCTCAACGGCTACGGGGACGTCATCGTCTACGCGCCCATGGGCGACCGCTCCCGCATCCCGGTCATTCACCGGGCCGTCTGCTGGGTCGAGGCAGGCCAGCCCATGTGGCCGGGCGGCCCGAAGGCGCCGCACGCGGGCTTCCTGACGCTTGGGGACAACAATTTCTTTTACGACCAGAGCACGTCGATCTCGCCCGGCGAGCCGGTGAAGCCCGAGTGGATCCTGGGCGTCTCCCGCCTCCGCATACCTTACCTGGGCCTGCTCCGTTCCTTCATATGA